The Desulfotomaculum sp. genome segment TTTACCGCGGAACCTGATGCCTGAAACGCTGCAAAATCATTTTCACCTTCCAGCGCTTTAGCAGCGCTTTTCATTGCCGATATATCAAGTGAACGCGGCATAAAACAGCTGTACAGGCGCCAGAACGGAGAAGGTTTAATATCGTTGTACAAAATATAAAAATATGTTTTTGAAAGTGCGCTGTACCGGGCGTGGAAATCAGGATCAACCTGTTCTGAACCCATAATTACAATATCCCGTGGAAGCGCACCATTTAAGGCTAACGCTGCACGATCAGCAGGAATAGACCAGTTCGAAGCATCGAAATTAATTACTTGTCCACGGGCATGAACTCCGGCATCTGTACGTGCTGCGCCTGTTACCTTTATTTCTCTTTTTGCCAAACGAAACAAAGAATTTTCTATAACTTCCTGAATTGTAGGAAGCCCTGTGTTGTATTGCTTTTGAAATCCATGATAATTAGTGCCGTCATAAGCAACAGTCAGCTTTATGTTACGCATCTAAAATGCTCTTTTACACCATTAGTGAAATAAATTAAACAAGTTCAAGCACTACAAGCGGCGCTGCATCACCGCGCCGGTATCCCAATTTAAGAATTCTTGTATAGCCACCCTGTCTTTCACTGTAACGGGAGCCTAAATCGGTAAAAAGCTTCCTGACCACAGTTTCACTATATAAATAAGACAAGGCCTGACGGCGGGCAGATAATTCACCGCTTTTTGCAAGGGTAATCATTTTTTCTGCCAGGCTATTAACTTCCTTTGCCCTGGTTTCAGTTGTTACTATACGATTGTTTAATAATAAGGACGTAACAAGGTTTCTCAACATAGCTTTACGGTGACCTGTATTACGGCCCAACTTACGGTAACCCATCGTGGCCCCCCCTAATCGTCGTTCTTGCGTAGAAATAAATTCAGCTCATTAAGTTTCTTGGCAACCTCTTCCAGCGACTTTCTGCCAAGGTTGCGGACTTTCATCATTTCTTCTTCATTTCGCTGAAGTAATTCTTCGACAGTGTTTATTCCGGCCCGTTTTAAGCAGTTATATGATCTTACGGACAGGTCCAGTTCCTCGATACTCATCTCAAGTAACTTATTTTTTTGCTCCGCTTCCTTTTCAACCATTATCTCGACTTCATTTGAAACAGTTTCGGTAAGACCGATAAATAACTGTAAATGCTCGCCTAAAATTTTAGCGGAAAGACTTATTGCTTCATTAGGTCTTATACCACCGTTAGTCCATACCTCAATAGTTAATTTATCATAGTCAGTACGCTGACCGACACGAGTATTTTCAACAACGTAATTAACCCTATTGACAGGTGTAAAAACTGAATCCACAGGAATAAGTCCTATTACCTGTTCACCCTTTTTATTTCGCTCGGCCGGTACATAACCTCTCCCTTTTGCCACGGTAATTTCCATAAATAAACGTCCATTGTCCATAGTGGCAATATGCATATCAGGATTAAGAATTTCGATGTCTGAATCATGGATAATACTCCGAGCAAGAACTTCTCCTTCACCCTCAGCTTCAATACGGAGAATTTTTTCTTCATCAGAATACATTCTTAAACATAAACCCTTGAGGTTCAGGATTATATCAGTAACGTCTTCGGCAACCCCCGGAATGGTTGAAAATTCATGAAGAACACCGTCAATCTTCACTGCTGTAACTGCAGCGCCCGGAAGGGATGAAAGCAATACTCTTCTTATAGAATTACCGAGAGTAATTCCATATCCTCTTTCCAAAGGTTCCATGACGAACTTAGCATAGGTATTATCATCGTTAACCTGCAAACATTCGATTCTTGGCTTTTCAATCTCCAACATTGTTCGAGTTAACCCTCCTTATTTTAGCCGAGAAATCTATAAAACCATACAAACGGCTTTACCTGGAGTACAACTCTACAATTAAATGCTCCTGGATAGAGCTGTCTATCTGATCCCTCGTGGGAAGACCTACAACCCTTCCTCCCTTTTGTTCAGGAAGCAATTCTAACCACGGTGGGGGAGTCCTATCAGCCGCTCTTTCCATTAGCTCATTTAAACGGGCAGATTCCCTGCTTTTTTCACGAATTGCTATGAGATCACCAACCCTTACTTTAAAAGAGGGAATATTTACTTTCCTGCCGTTAACCAGAAAATGACCATGTCGTACCAATTGACGGGCTTCTGCCCGGGAAGCAGCCAGACTCAAGCGATATACCACGCTATCAAGCCTTCTTTCGAGAAGCTTAAGCAGGTTTTCGCCAGTTACGCCTTTTTCACGTTCAGCTTCCTCAAAATAATTACGGAACTGAGTTTCCAGTACGTGATAAATCCGACGCGCTTTCTGCTTTTCCCTGAGCTGAAGGCCGTATTCACTTTGTTTTGCCCTCCGCTTTTGACCGTGTATGCCAGGGGGATAACCGCGCCGTTCAATAGAACACCTTGTAGTGTAGCATCTTTCTCCCTTTAAAAATAATTTAACGCCTTCACGACGGCAGAGTCGACACTGAGGACCCGTATACCTCGCCATCTATTTGATTTACCTCCCGTCTTAGTTTGGATAGAATTAAACTCTCCTGCGTTTTGGTGGCCGGCAGCCATTATGAGGAATTGGAGTAACATCCTTAATTAAGCTTACTTCAAGACCAACAGCTTGTAATGAACGTATAGCAGCCTCACGGCCTGCGCCCGGACCTTTTACAAGAACCTCGACCTGCTTCATGCCATGTTCCATAGCTTCCTTCCCTGCTGTTTCAGCTGCCAATTGAGCAGCAAAAGGAGTGCTCTTGCGCGAACCCTTAAAACCTACAGTTCCCGCGCTGGACCATGAAATAGCATTTCCTTTTGTATCTGTAATGGTAACCACGGTATTATTAAAAGTAGATTTAATATGGGCTACACCCTGATCAATATTTTTTCGCTCCCGCCGTTTAGTTCGAACTTGTCGACGAGCCATCCCAACACCTCCCTTTATCTTTCACCATGCTGCGGCCTTAAAATTATTTCTTACGGCGTACGCCTACGGTCTTGCGCGGGCCTTTCCGGGTACGGGCGTTTGTTTTTGTCCGTTGCCCCCTGACAGGCATACCGCGGCGGTGACGAAGACCACGATAACATCCAATCTCAATAAGCCTTTTAATATTCAGGGCTATTTCCCTGCGCAGATCACCTTCAACTTGATGATTCTTTTCAATAATCTCCCTAAGCTTGTTTACTTCCTCCTCGGCCAGGTTTCTTACCCTGGTATCAGGGTTTACTTTTGCGCTGGTTAATATCTTTTTGGCCTGTGAACGCCCGATACCATAAATATATGTAATGGCAACTTCCACACGTTTATCACGAGGCAAATCCACCCCTGCAATACGCGCCATTAAGTTTAGACACCTCCTTTAGACCTCAAATACTTACTTTTTATCCTTGCCTCTGTTTATGTTTTGGGTTCTCACAAATTACCCTAATCTTGCCATGGCGCCGAATAATTTTACACTTCTCACAAATCAACTTCACGGATGGCCGTACTTTCATTTTGCTTTATCCCCCCAAAAACTTTTGAACAGTCTACTTGTATCGATAAACAATGCGGCCCCGGCTTAAATCATAAGGGGACAACTCTACCATTACTCTGTCTCCGGCAAGGATCCGAATAAAATTCATCCTTATTTTGCCAGATACATGGGCCAGTACTTTATGACCATTTTCCAGCTTTACCCGGAACATCGCATTGGGAAGCGGTTCAATTACAGTGCCTTCAACCTCGATAACATCCTGTTTTGACATAGCTACCCCCTTTTTACCAGTGTTTCGGCCATTAAACGCTGCAATATATTACGCACCTCAAGATCTGTAATACGCTGACCGGATTTTTTTTTCTCCTCTATTTCACCGGATTTTTGTGAATAAGCCATCAGGTGCTTAATATTTTTCTTTTTTGGCGCAGCAAGTTTCCGGATATTTCCGTCAACAACCTGAACCATGGTATCGCTTAAAGAATCAATAATAATATACAACTTCCCCGCATCCCGGCCGGCAATGGAACATACCAAACGGCCAGGTGAAAATTTATTTTCCATGACCATGATCTCCTCAATTAAAGCCGCGTTAAAATCTCCGGTTCTCCTTCGGTAATGGCCACGGTATGTTCAAAATGAGCCGATAGCTCCGCATCCTTAGTAATTACCGTCCAGTTATCAGCCAGAGTATAAACTTCGTGTGTGCCAATGTTGACCATAGGTTCGATAGCCAGAGCCATTCCGGCCTTAAGTCTTGGACCGCGGTTCGGCTGACCGTAATTTGGGACCTGTGGTTCCTCATGCATACTCTTACCTATTCCATGTCCAACATAATCTCTGACTACAGAATAACCGTTTTTCTCCACGTGTGTCTGAATGGCATTGGATATATCCGATAAACGGTTGCCTTCACGGGCTTTCCTAATACCTTCACACAAAGACTCCTCGGTAATTTTTAGAAGCCTCAAGGCTTTTTCAGTAACATTTCCTACAGGAAAAGAATGTGCGCCGTCACCATAATATCCATTTATTTCCGTCCCTATATCAATACTGATAATATCTCCGTCCTTTAATTTTCTTAAACCAGGAATACCGTGAACAACTTCCTCGTTTATTGAAACACAGATGCAGGCGGGAAAACCATATAAACCTTTGAAGGCCGGTTTTGCGCCATGACTGATAATAAATTCCTCCGCAGCGTAAGCCAATTCTGCAGTCGTTACCCCCGGTTTAATTAACTTGGTAAGTTCTGTAAATGTACCTGCCACTACTCTTCCGGCATCACGCATATATGCTAACTCACGTTTTGATTTTATGGTTATCATTGCCCATACTCCATTTTACTTAATGAAACCGTGGTAACTTCGCATAAGCATCTGTGATTCAATTTGTTTCATTGTATCCAGCGCCACACCTACAACGATAAGAAGCGCAGTCCCACCAAAATAAATGTTAGGAATACGAGTCGCCAATAAAACGAAGTTAGGTAAAATTGCTATTACAGCTAAAAATACTGCGCCTACAAGGGTTATCTTGTGCATTACCTTACTTATATACTCGGCAGTAGGCCTGCCCGGGCGTATTCCGGGAATAAAACCGCCATATTTTTTTATATTTTCAGCCACATCCGAGGGATTCATAATCACCGTTGTATAGAAAAAAGTAAAGCCAATTACCAGCAGCGCATACATAATTGTGTGCGCAGCTGTTCCCCAATCAAAATAAGTCGAGTACCAGGCTGAAAACTTTTCGCCTGAAAACCATTGTACCAACTGTTGAGGAAACATCAATATAGACGATGCGAAGATTACAGGAATAACACCTGCCTGGTTTACCCTTAGTGGAATATGCGTGCTTTGGCCTCCGTAGACCCGTCTTCCAACTACACGTTTGGCATATTGAACAGGAAGTCTTCGCTGGCCCTCATTGATCATGACAATACCCGCTATTACCAGGATCCCAATAATAACGAGCAGGAGAAGGCTAAAATAACTTATTGTTCCTGCTTGTATGTATTCTACCGTCCTGACTATACCTGCAGGTACACGGGACACTATACCGGCAAAGATCAAAAGGGATATCCCGTTACCGATTCCTTTTTCTGTAATTTGCTCTCCTATCCACATTAAAAACGCTGTCCCGGCTGTTAAAGTCAATGAAACTAAAAGGTATTGATCCAGCGTTGGTCTTATAAAGGCGTTTTTAAGAGCTATACTCATACCAATTGCCTGTATAAAGGCCAGCACAACCGTCAAATAGCGGGTATACTGTGTTATTTTCCTGCGTCCTTCTTCGCCCTCCTTGGCTAAACGCTCAAGGTGAGGAATAACAACTGTGAGCAACTGCATAATAATTGAAGCGTTAATATAAGGGGTAATGCTCATAGCAAAAACAGAAAACTTTTTAAACGCGCCGCCTGAGATCACATCAAAGAATCCAAAAAGAGCGCCTTGCGAAACAAGATTTGAAAACACCTCTGTATTAACACCCGGAACCGGAACATGCGCTCCCAACCTGAAGACAAATAACATAAGTATGGTAAAAAGCAGTTTCTGCCTCAGATCGCCTATTTTTAATGCGCCCATCAAGCTATTGATCACTAGTGATCACCTCGACCTTACCGCCTGCGGCAATAATCTTTTCTGCGGCAGTTTTGCTGAAAAAGTGTGCTTGAACAGTCAGTGCTCTGGTCAACTCGCCCTGTCCGAGTATTTTTATGCCGTCACCTATTTTTTTTACTATCCGGGAGGACTTCAGTTCCATGGGCGAGACCAGGGTTCCATTTTCAAAACGATTCAAAACATCGACATTTACACTCGTAATCCGCTTTTTAAAAGGAGCATTTGAAAAACCTCTTTTTGGCAGACGACGCTGTAAAGGCATCTGCCCACCTTCAAAGCCGGGACGAACTCCGCCACCGGAACGAGACTTTTGCCCTTTTGTACCTCTACCAGCCGTCTTGCCCTGGCCACTGCCAATACCTTGTCCTTTTCGGTTTTGTTTCCTCCTGGCGCCTGGAGCAGGTTGCAGTTCGTTCAGAAATACCACTATAACACCTCCCCACCACTAATACAAAAAACTATATTTTATCTTTATCCCATTGTTTAAGGGCTTTTTTTCAAAATTAGAAACCGCGTATAGTGTTTTATGTCGCTGTCGTGAAAGCGGCCTGTTCTCCATATCCTTTCCAATTAAGATCCTCTTGCTGCTTACCACGCAATTGAGCCACTTCAGCAGGCGTTTTAAGTCCTTTCAAAGCCTTCACTGTAGCGTGAACTACATTGTTTGCGTTATTCGAACCTAAAGATTTGGTTAAAATGTCTCGAACACCGGCCAATTCCAAAATAGCCCGGACTGGTCCACCTGCAATGACTCCCGTCCCAGGCGCCGCGGGTTTTAGAAGCACTTTTCCCGCCCCGAAAATCCCTACTACCTCATGAGGAATAGTAGTACCAATGACAGGAACTTTAATCATATTTTTTTTGGCATCTTCAATCCCCTTGCGAATGGCCTCGGGAACCTCCCCAGCCTTGCCCAATCCTGCGCCTACATGACCATCGCTGTCACCAACAACAACAAGGGCTGAGAAGCTAAAACGACGGCCTCCTTTGACAACCTTGGCAACACGGTTGACATAAACCACTTTCTCACTTAACTCCAGTTTATTGGCATCAATTCTTGACACCCATCCCCCTCCTTAATATTCAAATTTTAAAATTCCAAACCGCTTTCTCTTGCGGCTTCAGCTAGTGCCTTTATACGGCCATGATACAAATAACCGGCCCTGTCAAAGACTACTTTTTTTACTCCTGCCTGGATTGCTTTTTGAGCCACTAATTTTCCAACCGCGGCAGCGCCTGATGTATTCCCGCCGCTTTTTAAGTCATTCCTTAACTCAGGCGAAATAGATGAAACAGAAATCATCGTCATCCCCTGGTCATCATCAATTATGTTGGCATATATATGATTCAGGCTGCGGAAAACATTAAGCCTCGGCCGGGAAGTGACGCCCTTTATTTTCCTGCGTACCCGCCATCTGCGTTCGCAGCGCAATTTCTCACGGCTGGTTTTTTTAATCAATCTGCTTACCTCCTAATTCTTTGTTCAGGCGCTTACTTCTTTCCCTTGCCGCCAGCTTTACCGGCTTTTCTTCTAATTTTTTCTCCTTCGTATTTTATCCCTTTTGCTTTGTATGGTTCTGGTTCGCGAACGGCGCGAATCCTTGCCGCCAGGTTGCCGACCCTCTCTTTATCCATCCCTTTAACAATAACCCTGGCCGGCGCAGGAACATCTATTTCCAGCCCTTCCTCAGGAACTATTTCAACGGGGTGAGAATATCCCATCAATAGAACAAGTTTATTTCCCTGTTTGCTGGCCCGGTAACCGACACCAGTGAGCTCCAGGGTCTTTTCGAATCCGTTCGTTACACCTATGACCATATTATTTATCAAAGTGCGGGTTAGCCCATGTAAGGAACTATGCAGTTTTGAATCCGAAGGTCTTTCTACTAGAAGACGATCGCTTTCTTTGCGAATCACCATATCAGGATGAATATCCCTGACCAGCTGACCTTTTGGACCCTTCACGGAAACCCTGTTTTCAACGACCTGCACATCTACGGCTCCAGGCAACATTACAGGCTGTTTACCTATACGCGACATTTATATAATTTCACCTCCTTCAAGGCTACCAGACGTAGCAGATAACCTCCCCTCCTAAACCCAGCTTGCGCGCCTTTTTATCTGTCATAATACCCCGGGAAGTAGAGATAATTGCTATCCCCAACCCTCCCAACACACGTGGAATTGCATCTTTCCTTGCATAGACTCTTAATCCGGGTTTGCTAATCCTCTTAATTCCTGCAATTACCCTTTGCTTTTCAGGTCCGTATTTCATAAATACCCTTATAACACCCTGTTTTCCATCATTAATAAATTCGAAATCCCTAATTAGGCCTTCTTCTTTTAAAATACCGGCAATAGCCTGTTTCACTCTCGAAGCAGGAGCTTCAACTTTATCATGATATACTACATTAGCATTCTTAATCCGGATTAAAAAATCCGCCACGGGATCCGTCATCACCATGAAAACCTGCCCCCTTTCTACCAGCTTGCCTTACGCACACCAGGAATTTCTCCTCTGTAAGACAACATTCTAAAACAAATTCTACAAATACCGAACCTGCGTATATAAGCACGGGGCCTACCACATAACATGCATCTATTGTATTTGCGCACCTTGAACTTTGGTTCTAGCATGGCTTTATTAACTAAAGACTTTTTTGCCATCATTCCCCTCCTTATAATTGGGATTTATCACATGTTCGCTTTCCAAGCTTTTTACTTTTCTCAAGCAGAAGCAATGTCCATTTTTTGCCGGCCTGTAACTGTTTTAAAAGGCATCCCCATCAAGCCCAGGAAAACCCTTGCTTCTTCATCGCTTTTAGCTGTCGTAACAAAAATTATATCCATTCCTCTGATTTTTTCAATTTTGTCATATTCAATTTCTGGAAAGATTAGCTGTTCTTTAATGCCCAGGCTGTAATTTCCTCGCCCGTCAAACGAATCAGGGGAAACACCCCGGAAGTCTCTTACTCTGGGAAGCGCTATGCTAAATAACTTATCTACAAATTCATACATACGGTCCCCGCGCAAGGTCACCTTACAGCCTATCCTCATTCCTTGACGCAGTTTGAAAGCAGCAATTGATTTTTTAGCTTTTGTTACTACAGGCCGTTGCCCTGTAATAATCGCCAGGTCGCTTACTGCCGAATCCAAAGCTTTGCTATTTTGGATTGCGTCACTAACTCCCATATTGATCACTACTTTTTCTAACCTGGGCGCCTGCATTATGTTCGAATAACCGAACCTTTCAATCATTGCCTTTGTTACTTCGCCGCTATATTTATCCTTCAATCTTGGCATTTAGATTATCCCCCTTGTTCCATTTCCCAAAGCCGGTTAACTGAAAGACTCTCCGCATTTTTTGCAGACACGAACTTTTTTCCCATCTTCCAGTATGGTCCGGGCGGGTCGTGTCGGTTTGTTGCATTTATTACAAACCAGCATAACATTTGAACAATGTATCGGGGCTTCCTTTTCCATAATTCCCCCTTGCGGCATGGACCGGGTAGGGCGCGAGTGGCGTTTGACTTTATTTACGCCTTCAACTATCACCCTGCTCTTCTTGGGTTCCACAGACAGCACTTTTCCCCGTTTGCCGGCATCTTTCCCTGTAATAATTAAAACATTATCTCCCTTACGCACATGAACTGGGGGCATTTTCACACCTCCTTTTTGTACTTCTCAAAAAACTTTCTTTCTTTGAATTAAAATAATCTCTTATTAATCTTACTTTGTGTAACTTTAGATGACTTCAGGGGCCAGAGATACGATTTTCATAAAATCACGCTCTCTCAGTTCCCTGGCTACTGGACCAAAAATCCTTGTCCCTTTTGGACTTTTATCATCTTTGATAATCACGGCGGCATTTTCATCAAACTTTATATATGAGCCGTCTATACGCCTGACTTCCTTCTTTGTGCGCACAACAACAGCCTTTACAACATCACCTTTTTTTACCACACCACCAGGAGTGGCTTCTTTTACAGAAGCTACAATTTCGTCACCCAAACTGGCATAACGCCTTTTCGAGCCACCAAGAACCCTTATACACATTAGACGTCGTGCGCCAGTATTATCTGCCGCTTTCAGGATAGTCTGGACTTGAATCAACTACGATCCCTCCCTGATACTACACTTGCTCAGCTCTCTCCAACACTTCAACAACACGCCATCTTTTATCCTTGGATAAAGGACGGGTTTCCATTATACGGACTTTATCTCCAATCCGGCAAGTATTCTGCTCATCGTGCGCTTTAAACTTTCTTGTCTGCCGGATAGTTCGCTGATATAGGGGATGCCTTACCAAAGTCTCTACGGCAACCACAATGGTCTTATCCATCTTATTGCTTACAACGCGCCCTATTCTGATTTTGCTTAAATTTCTAACCAACCACCCTCACCCCCCTCGGATATGCTTTTTTTAAAAGGTTCGAATACCCAGTTCCCGTTCGCGAAGAACAGTTTTCAAGTGGGCAATGTTTCTGCGTACTTCTTTTATCCTACTGGGATTATCAAGCTGGTTGGTGACCAGTTGAAATCTTAATTTAAACAGCTCGTCTTTGGTTTCTCCCAGCTTTTTAACCAATTCCTCATCGGTTAAATCCTGTAAATCCTTAATTTTCATTAACCTCACTTCCCTCCTCGCGCTTCACAAACCTAGTTTTAACGGGCAGTTTATGAGATGCCAGGCGCAAAGCCTCTTTTGCAGTCTCTTCATCTACTCCATCAACTTCAAAAAGCATTCTGCCAGGTTTAACAACCGCCACCCAGTACTCCGGTGTCCCCTTACCGCTGCCCATCCTTGTTTCAGCAGGTTTAGTCGTAATCGGACGATCGGGGAAAATCCTGATCCACACTTTGCCGCCACGTTTCATATAACGGGTTAGCGCAATACGTGCAGCCTCGATCTGCCTGTTTGTTATCCAGAATGCTTCCAGTGACTGCAACCCGTAACTGCCAAACTGCACTTCGGCTCCTCTCATGGCCTTGCCTTTAGTACCAGGACGGTGCTGTTTACGATATTTGACCCTTTTGGGCATTAACATCAGATATTAACCCCCTGAGCAGTGGCAGGCTTGTTTTTATGTGGCATTACCTCACCTTTGTAGATCCACACTTTAATACCAATTCTGCCATATGTAGTTTTAGCTTCACAAAAACCATAGTCTATATCAGCCCTTAATGTATGCAAAGGCACTTTCCCTTCACTGTACCACTCAGACCTTGCAATTTCCGCTCCGGCCAAACGTCCGCTGCAGGCCACCTTAATACCTTTAGCGCCCTGTTTCATAGCTCTTAGGACGACTTGCTTCATAGCCCGCCTAAAGGCCGCCCTTTTTTCTATCTGGGCGGCGACATTCTCCGCTACCAACTGGGCATCTATTTCCGGCACTTTTATTTCAACAATGTTAACATGCACCTGTTTTCCTGTTTTTGTCTCCAATTCTTTACGTAAGACTTCAACTTCCGCCCCGCCGCGTCCTATCACTATACCGGGCCTTGAAGCGTAAATACTTATTCTGATGCGGTTTGCCGCCCGTTCAATTAGCACACGCGAAACACCGGCAGTATATAGTTTCTCTTTAATAAATTTTCTTACCTTGACATCTTCGTAAAGTATACTGGCAAAAACCTTTTTGTTAGCATACCATTTACCGTCCCAATCCCTGATAATCCCTAAACGCAAACCCTCGGGATGTACTTTCTGACCCACAAAAAATCCTCCTTAAATAGAGTTCTTCTCCTTCACAACTACTGTTATATGACTGGTACGTTTACGGATGACGTTAGCGCGTCCATAAGCCCTGGGCCGGAAACGTTTAAGGGTTGGTCCCTGATCCACATAGGCTGCAAAGACAAACAAATCATCTTCATTCATCTCATAATTGTGCCCGGCATTTGCGGCGGCAGAACGAACAACCTTTGCCACCGGTACAGATGCGCGATTGGGAGTAAATTTCAGTATGGCCAGAGCCTCGTTAACATTCTTTCCTCTTATAAGGTTGATAACATCGCGGACTCTCACCGGAGAAATCCGTATATATTTAGCAACTGCTTTGGCTTCCATATAAAGTCTCCCCTAAAAGTTATTTGAGTGCTGTAGATCGCTCTGTGTGAGCTCCATGGCCTCTGAAAAGACGGGTAGAAGCAAATTCTCCTAATTTATGTCCTACCATATCTTCGGTAACATATACAGGTACATGCCTGCGGCCGTCATGAACAGCAATTGTATGACCGATCATCTGCGGAAATATTGTTGACCTTCTCGACCAGGTTTTGATTACTCTTTTTTCCCCTTTTACATTCATGCCCTCTACCTTGCCGAGCAGTTTAACATCGCAGTATGGCCCCTTTTTTAATGAACGTCCCATAATCCTGCACCCC includes the following:
- a CDS encoding 30S ribosomal protein S8, translated to MVMTDPVADFLIRIKNANVVYHDKVEAPASRVKQAIAGILKEEGLIRDFEFINDGKQGVIRVFMKYGPEKQRVIAGIKRISKPGLRVYARKDAIPRVLGGLGIAIISTSRGIMTDKKARKLGLGGEVICYVW
- a CDS encoding type Z 30S ribosomal protein S14 is translated as MAKKSLVNKAMLEPKFKVRKYNRCMLCGRPRAYIRRFGICRICFRMLSYRGEIPGVRKASW
- a CDS encoding 50S ribosomal protein L5; the protein is MPRLKDKYSGEVTKAMIERFGYSNIMQAPRLEKVVINMGVSDAIQNSKALDSAVSDLAIITGQRPVVTKAKKSIAAFKLRQGMRIGCKVTLRGDRMYEFVDKLFSIALPRVRDFRGVSPDSFDGRGNYSLGIKEQLIFPEIEYDKIEKIRGMDIIFVTTAKSDEEARVFLGLMGMPFKTVTGRQKMDIASA
- a CDS encoding 50S ribosomal protein L24, translated to MPPVHVRKGDNVLIITGKDAGKRGKVLSVEPKKSRVIVEGVNKVKRHSRPTRSMPQGGIMEKEAPIHCSNVMLVCNKCNKPTRPARTILEDGKKVRVCKKCGESFS
- a CDS encoding 50S ribosomal protein L14, which encodes MIQVQTILKAADNTGARRLMCIRVLGGSKRRYASLGDEIVASVKEATPGGVVKKGDVVKAVVVRTKKEVRRIDGSYIKFDENAAVIIKDDKSPKGTRIFGPVARELRERDFMKIVSLAPEVI
- a CDS encoding 30S ribosomal protein S17, producing MDKTIVVAVETLVRHPLYQRTIRQTRKFKAHDEQNTCRIGDKVRIMETRPLSKDKRWRVVEVLERAEQV
- a CDS encoding 50S ribosomal protein L29 translates to MKIKDLQDLTDEELVKKLGETKDELFKLRFQLVTNQLDNPSRIKEVRRNIAHLKTVLRERELGIRTF
- a CDS encoding 50S ribosomal protein L16, which codes for MLMPKRVKYRKQHRPGTKGKAMRGAEVQFGSYGLQSLEAFWITNRQIEAARIALTRYMKRGGKVWIRIFPDRPITTKPAETRMGSGKGTPEYWVAVVKPGRMLFEVDGVDEETAKEALRLASHKLPVKTRFVKREEGSEVNEN
- a CDS encoding 30S ribosomal protein S3 — encoded protein: MGQKVHPEGLRLGIIRDWDGKWYANKKVFASILYEDVKVRKFIKEKLYTAGVSRVLIERAANRIRISIYASRPGIVIGRGGAEVEVLRKELETKTGKQVHVNIVEIKVPEIDAQLVAENVAAQIEKRAAFRRAMKQVVLRAMKQGAKGIKVACSGRLAGAEIARSEWYSEGKVPLHTLRADIDYGFCEAKTTYGRIGIKVWIYKGEVMPHKNKPATAQGVNI
- a CDS encoding 50S ribosomal protein L22, with the translated sequence MEAKAVAKYIRISPVRVRDVINLIRGKNVNEALAILKFTPNRASVPVAKVVRSAAANAGHNYEMNEDDLFVFAAYVDQGPTLKRFRPRAYGRANVIRKRTSHITVVVKEKNSI
- a CDS encoding 30S ribosomal protein S19 — its product is MGRSLKKGPYCDVKLLGKVEGMNVKGEKRVIKTWSRRSTIFPQMIGHTIAVHDGRRHVPVYVTEDMVGHKLGEFASTRLFRGHGAHTERSTALK